One part of the Streptomyces lydicus genome encodes these proteins:
- a CDS encoding carbohydrate ABC transporter permease: MRHGKYRFIVGFLALPLLIYAIFVISPFVQAFQISTTEWSGLRGTAKSIGLDNYGKLLHSDEFWNALKHNVIMLVLVPIATLALGLFFAFMLNVGGRARRGAVITGVRGASFYKFVYFFPQVISITIISVIWFNIYNPDPHDGMLNSLLGALGLDSLQSSWLGERGIALACIMVVMVWANVGFYVVLFSAAMASIPREIYEASLLDGANRLHTFFRITLPLLWDTVQTGWVYMGIIAMDAFALVQIMSVNMGGPDGATDVVPLRLYQTAFRDSQFGYAAAMGVAMLVVTLLFAVLTMRFARRERIEF, encoded by the coding sequence ATGCGACACGGCAAGTACCGATTCATCGTGGGGTTCCTGGCCCTGCCTTTGCTGATCTACGCGATCTTCGTGATCTCACCGTTCGTCCAGGCATTCCAGATCTCGACCACGGAATGGAGTGGTCTGCGCGGCACCGCCAAGAGCATCGGTCTGGACAACTACGGAAAGCTGCTCCACAGCGACGAGTTCTGGAACGCCCTCAAGCACAACGTCATCATGCTGGTGCTGGTCCCGATCGCCACACTGGCGCTGGGGCTGTTCTTCGCCTTCATGCTGAACGTCGGCGGACGGGCCCGCCGCGGCGCGGTCATCACCGGCGTCCGCGGGGCGTCGTTCTACAAATTCGTCTACTTCTTCCCGCAGGTCATCTCGATCACCATCATCTCGGTGATCTGGTTCAACATCTACAATCCGGACCCGCACGACGGCATGCTCAACTCGCTGCTCGGCGCCCTCGGTCTGGATTCGCTGCAGAGCTCCTGGCTCGGTGAGCGCGGCATCGCCCTCGCCTGCATCATGGTGGTGATGGTCTGGGCGAACGTCGGCTTCTACGTCGTGCTTTTCTCCGCCGCCATGGCCTCCATTCCCCGGGAGATCTACGAGGCGTCCCTGCTGGACGGCGCGAACCGCCTGCACACCTTCTTCCGGATCACCCTTCCGCTGCTGTGGGACACCGTGCAGACGGGCTGGGTCTACATGGGCATCATCGCGATGGACGCCTTCGCCCTGGTGCAGATCATGTCGGTCAACATGGGCGGCCCGGACGGCGCCACCGACGTCGTACCGCTCCGGCTGTACCAAACCGCTTTCCGCGACAGCCAGTTCGGCTATGCGGCGGCGATGGGTGTCGCCATGCTCGTCGTCACGCTGTTGTTCGCCGTTCTCACGATGCGCTTCGCGCGCCGTGAGCGGATCGAGTTCTAG
- the acnA gene encoding aconitate hydratase AcnA gives MSANSFDARSTLRVGDESYEIFRLDKVEGSARLPYSLKVLLENLLRTEDGANITADHIRALGSWDSQAQPSQEIQFTPARVIMQDFTGVPCVVDLATMREAVKELGGDPAKINPLAPAELVIDHSVIADKFGTKDAFGQNVELEYGRNKERYQFLRWGQTAFDEFKVVPPGTGIVHQVNIEHLARTVMVRNGQAYPDTLVGTDSHTTMVNGLGVLGWGVGGIEAEAAMLGQPVSMLIPRVVGFKLTGELKPGTTATDLVLTITEMLRKHGVVGKFVEFYGEGVAATSLANRATIGNMSPEFGSTAAIFPIDGETLNYLKLTGRSEQQVALVEAYAKEQGLWLDPAAEPDFSEKLELDLSTVVPSIAGPKRPQDRIVLANAAEQFKIDVRNYVDSVDEAGQESFPASDAPAVAPNGAPSNPVTVTAPDGSTYEIDHGAVTVAAITSCTNTSNPYVMVAAALVAKKAVEKGLTRKPWVKTTLAPGSKVVTDYFDKAGLTPYLDKVGFNLVGYGCTTCIGNSGPLPEEVSKAVNDHDLAVTSVLSGNRNFEGRINPDVKMNYLASPPLVVAYALAGSMKVDITKDALGVDQDGKPVHLEDIWPTEAEVNDVVANAIGEDMFNKSYQDVFAGDAQWQALPIPTGNTFEWDAESTYVRKPPYFEGMQHEPAPVSDISGARVLAKLGDSVTTDHISPAGAIKADTPAGKYLTEHGVERRDFNSYGSRRGNHEVMIRGTFANIRLRNQIAPGTEGGYTRDFTQADAPVSFIYDASRNYIDQGIPLVVLAGKEYGSGSSRDWAAKGTALLGVKAVIAESYERIHRSNLIGMGVLPLQFPEGASAEALGLTGEETFSFTGVEELNNGTTPRTVKVTTDTGVEFDAVVRIDTPGEADYYRNGGIMQYVLRSLIRK, from the coding sequence GTGTCGGCGAACAGCTTCGACGCCCGCAGCACGCTGCGCGTGGGCGACGAGTCGTACGAGATCTTCAGGCTGGACAAGGTCGAGGGCTCTGCTCGCCTTCCCTACAGCCTCAAGGTTCTTCTGGAGAACCTGCTCCGCACCGAGGACGGCGCGAACATCACCGCCGACCACATCCGGGCGCTCGGTAGCTGGGACTCGCAGGCCCAGCCCAGCCAGGAGATCCAGTTCACGCCGGCCCGCGTGATCATGCAGGACTTCACCGGTGTGCCGTGCGTCGTGGACCTCGCGACCATGCGTGAGGCCGTGAAGGAGCTGGGCGGCGACCCGGCGAAGATCAACCCGCTGGCGCCGGCCGAGCTGGTCATCGACCACTCCGTGATCGCCGACAAGTTCGGCACGAAGGACGCCTTCGGCCAGAACGTCGAGCTGGAGTACGGCCGCAACAAGGAGCGCTACCAGTTCCTGCGCTGGGGCCAGACCGCCTTCGACGAGTTCAAGGTCGTCCCCCCGGGCACCGGCATCGTCCACCAGGTGAACATCGAGCACCTGGCCCGTACGGTCATGGTCCGCAACGGCCAGGCGTACCCCGACACCCTCGTCGGCACCGACTCGCACACCACCATGGTCAACGGCCTGGGCGTGCTGGGCTGGGGCGTCGGCGGCATCGAGGCCGAGGCCGCGATGCTCGGCCAGCCGGTCTCCATGCTCATCCCGCGCGTCGTCGGCTTCAAGCTGACCGGTGAGCTCAAGCCGGGCACCACCGCCACCGACCTCGTGCTCACCATCACCGAGATGCTGCGCAAGCACGGCGTCGTCGGCAAGTTCGTCGAGTTCTACGGTGAGGGCGTCGCCGCCACCTCGCTCGCGAACCGCGCCACCATCGGCAACATGTCGCCGGAGTTCGGCTCGACCGCCGCGATCTTCCCGATCGACGGCGAGACGCTCAACTACCTGAAGCTGACCGGCCGCAGCGAGCAGCAGGTCGCGCTGGTCGAGGCGTACGCCAAGGAGCAGGGCCTCTGGCTCGACCCGGCCGCCGAGCCCGACTTCTCCGAGAAGCTGGAGCTGGACCTGTCGACGGTCGTCCCGTCGATCGCCGGCCCGAAGCGTCCGCAGGACCGCATCGTCCTGGCCAACGCCGCCGAGCAGTTCAAGATCGACGTCCGCAACTACGTGGACTCGGTCGACGAGGCGGGCCAGGAGTCCTTCCCGGCCTCCGACGCCCCGGCCGTCGCCCCGAACGGCGCCCCGTCCAACCCGGTCACCGTGACCGCCCCCGACGGCTCGACGTACGAGATCGACCACGGCGCCGTCACCGTCGCCGCGATCACCTCCTGCACCAACACGTCGAACCCGTACGTGATGGTCGCCGCCGCGCTCGTCGCGAAGAAGGCCGTCGAGAAGGGCCTGACCCGCAAGCCGTGGGTCAAGACCACGCTCGCCCCGGGCTCGAAGGTCGTCACCGACTACTTCGACAAGGCCGGTCTGACGCCGTACCTGGACAAGGTCGGCTTCAACCTCGTCGGCTACGGCTGCACCACCTGCATCGGCAACTCCGGCCCGCTGCCGGAGGAGGTCTCCAAGGCCGTCAACGACCACGACCTCGCGGTCACGTCGGTCCTCTCCGGCAACCGGAACTTCGAGGGCCGCATCAACCCCGACGTCAAGATGAACTACCTGGCGTCCCCGCCGCTGGTCGTCGCGTACGCCCTCGCCGGTTCGATGAAGGTCGACATCACCAAGGACGCCCTCGGCGTCGACCAGGACGGCAAGCCGGTCCACCTCGAGGACATCTGGCCGACCGAGGCCGAGGTCAACGACGTCGTGGCGAACGCCATCGGCGAGGACATGTTCAACAAGTCCTACCAGGACGTCTTCGCGGGCGACGCCCAGTGGCAGGCCCTGCCGATCCCGACCGGCAACACCTTCGAGTGGGACGCCGAGTCGACCTACGTCCGCAAGCCCCCGTACTTCGAGGGCATGCAGCACGAGCCGGCCCCGGTCTCCGACATCTCCGGTGCCCGCGTCCTCGCCAAGCTGGGTGACTCGGTCACCACCGACCACATCTCGCCCGCCGGTGCCATCAAGGCCGACACCCCGGCCGGCAAGTACCTCACCGAGCACGGTGTGGAGCGTCGTGACTTCAACTCCTACGGCTCGCGCCGAGGCAACCACGAGGTCATGATCCGCGGTACGTTCGCCAACATCCGCCTGCGCAACCAGATCGCGCCGGGCACCGAGGGCGGCTACACCCGCGACTTCACGCAGGCCGATGCGCCGGTCTCGTTCATCTACGACGCCTCGCGCAACTACATCGACCAGGGCATCCCGCTGGTCGTCCTGGCCGGCAAGGAGTACGGCTCCGGCTCGTCCCGCGACTGGGCCGCCAAGGGCACCGCGCTCCTGGGCGTCAAGGCCGTCATCGCCGAGTCCTACGAGCGCATCCACCGCTCGAACCTCATCGGCATGGGCGTGCTCCCGCTCCAGTTCCCGGAGGGCGCCAGCGCCGAGGCCCTCGGCCTGACCGGCGAGGAGACCTTCTCCTTCACCGGTGTCGAGGAGCTGAACAACGGCACCACGCCGCGCACGGTCAAGGTCACCACCGACACCGGCGTCGAGTTCGACGCGGTCGTCCGCATCGACACCCCCGGTGAGGCGGACTACTACCGCAACGGCGGCATCATGCAGTACGTGCTGCGCAGCCTCATCCGCAAGTAA
- a CDS encoding carbohydrate ABC transporter permease: MTTQTNPVEKLPAAGGRPSAGRKNAGTSRGRAEGGVLNVFSHGMLVVWALMVGMPLLWVLWSSFKNSGDILTTPWSLPDKLHFENWVNAWDKANIGKMFLNTLIVVGGSVTGTMVLGSMAGYVLARFTFPGNRFIYYLFVAGMSFPVFMLVIPLFFVMRDFPGIPLLATYQGLIAVYIAYSLPFTVFFMTSFFRTLPTSVAEAAMIDGASHARTFFQVMLPMAKPGLISVGIFNFLGQWNQYLLPMVLNQDEDKYVLTQGLANIALQQGYEGDWGGLMAGMMIAMLPVLIVYFIFQRQVQAGLTAGAIK, from the coding sequence ATGACGACACAAACCAACCCGGTGGAGAAGCTGCCGGCGGCCGGCGGACGGCCCTCCGCCGGTCGGAAGAACGCCGGGACGTCCCGCGGGCGCGCCGAGGGCGGCGTACTCAACGTGTTCTCGCACGGCATGCTGGTCGTGTGGGCGCTGATGGTGGGCATGCCGCTGCTGTGGGTGCTGTGGAGCTCGTTCAAGAACAGCGGCGACATCCTCACCACGCCCTGGTCGCTGCCGGACAAGCTGCACTTCGAGAACTGGGTCAATGCCTGGGACAAGGCGAACATCGGCAAGATGTTCCTCAACACCCTGATCGTGGTGGGCGGTTCGGTCACCGGCACGATGGTGCTCGGCTCCATGGCGGGCTACGTCCTGGCGCGGTTCACCTTCCCCGGCAACCGCTTCATCTACTACCTGTTCGTCGCCGGTATGTCCTTCCCGGTGTTCATGCTGGTCATCCCGCTGTTCTTCGTGATGCGGGACTTCCCCGGCATTCCGCTGCTCGCCACGTACCAGGGCCTGATCGCGGTCTACATCGCCTATTCGCTGCCGTTCACCGTCTTCTTCATGACCTCCTTCTTCCGCACCCTGCCGACCTCGGTGGCGGAGGCGGCGATGATCGACGGTGCCTCGCACGCCAGGACGTTCTTCCAGGTGATGCTGCCGATGGCCAAGCCCGGCCTGATCAGCGTCGGCATCTTCAACTTCCTGGGGCAGTGGAATCAGTACCTGCTCCCGATGGTCCTCAACCAGGACGAGGACAAGTACGTGTTGACCCAGGGCCTGGCCAACATCGCGCTCCAGCAGGGCTACGAGGGTGACTGGGGCGGGCTGATGGCCGGCATGATGATCGCGATGCTGCCGGTGCTGATCGTGTACTTCATCTTCCAGCGGCAGGTGCAGGCGGGACTGACGGCCGGCGCGATCAAGTAG
- the ngcE gene encoding N-acetylglucosamine/diacetylchitobiose ABC transporter substrate-binding protein — protein MGSTSEFNRRDLVKRAAALGIIAVPAMGTLSACATGGGGGDADNGTKNKGATSAKNPLGVKKGVAMEAFIFKGGLGDQYAKDAEADYNKTYGVTVKHTGTQQVGPKLQPRFAGGNPPDLIDNSGADHLDMNKLSAQSQLQDLTPLLDAPSLDDPKKKVRDTLYPSTLEKGKHKDTFDVLYYAFTVYGSWYSNKLLKDKGWEYPTSLDDMVKLCAEIKKAGVAPWTYPGKYPYYVHFNLFSQIAKIGGLDKWIAIDNLEPKAWTSNDAVKQVVEHYEELAAKGYFLQGSQGLTHIQSQTAWTRGKAVFIPNGSWVENEAAPTTPKDFDMAVGPLFDGGSGDKMPHGTVRAEPSEPFIVAKGGKNPVGGMEMLRILLSKKHAQNFATKVKSLTSVQGATDGMQLSPGLSSAAKVVKEGGQNLLMIQLQEWYPKLTDEKLGGLTSQLLTGDLKAAEWIKKAQQYADEFAKDDSVTKFHREG, from the coding sequence ATGGGATCCACCTCAGAATTCAACCGTCGTGATCTGGTCAAGCGAGCCGCGGCCCTGGGCATCATCGCCGTACCGGCAATGGGGACGCTCTCGGCGTGTGCCACCGGAGGCGGCGGCGGGGACGCGGACAACGGCACCAAGAACAAGGGCGCGACCTCGGCGAAGAACCCGCTCGGCGTGAAAAAGGGCGTCGCGATGGAGGCGTTCATCTTCAAGGGCGGACTGGGCGACCAGTACGCGAAGGACGCCGAGGCCGACTACAACAAGACCTATGGCGTCACGGTCAAGCACACCGGTACCCAGCAGGTCGGCCCGAAGCTTCAGCCGCGATTCGCCGGCGGCAATCCCCCGGACCTCATCGACAACTCCGGGGCCGATCACCTGGACATGAACAAGCTGTCCGCACAGAGCCAGTTGCAGGACCTGACACCGCTCCTCGACGCGCCGTCGCTGGACGACCCGAAGAAGAAGGTCCGGGACACGCTCTACCCCAGCACCCTGGAAAAGGGCAAGCACAAGGACACGTTCGACGTCCTCTACTACGCGTTCACCGTCTACGGCTCCTGGTATTCCAACAAGCTGCTGAAGGACAAGGGCTGGGAGTACCCGACCTCGCTGGACGACATGGTCAAGCTCTGCGCCGAGATCAAGAAGGCGGGCGTGGCGCCCTGGACCTACCCGGGCAAGTACCCCTACTACGTCCACTTCAATTTGTTCTCGCAGATCGCCAAGATCGGCGGGCTCGACAAGTGGATCGCCATCGACAATCTGGAGCCCAAGGCGTGGACCTCGAACGACGCGGTCAAGCAGGTCGTCGAGCACTATGAGGAACTGGCCGCCAAGGGCTACTTCCTCCAGGGCAGCCAGGGCCTGACGCACATTCAGTCGCAGACCGCCTGGACCCGCGGCAAGGCCGTCTTCATCCCCAACGGCTCCTGGGTGGAGAACGAGGCCGCGCCGACCACGCCCAAGGACTTCGACATGGCCGTCGGTCCGCTGTTCGACGGCGGCAGCGGCGACAAGATGCCGCACGGCACCGTACGCGCCGAGCCCAGCGAGCCGTTCATCGTGGCCAAGGGCGGCAAGAACCCGGTCGGCGGAATGGAGATGCTGCGCATTCTGCTGTCCAAGAAGCACGCGCAGAATTTCGCGACGAAGGTCAAGTCGCTCACTTCGGTGCAGGGCGCGACCGACGGAATGCAGCTCTCGCCCGGGCTCTCCTCGGCCGCCAAGGTCGTCAAGGAGGGTGGCCAGAACCTGCTCATGATCCAGTTGCAGGAGTGGTACCCGAAGCTGACGGACGAGAAGCTGGGCGGACTCACCAGTCAGCTGCTGACCGGGGACCTGAAGGCCGCGGAATGGATCAAGAAGGCCCAGCAGTACGCGGACGAATTCGCCAAGGACGACTCCGTGACCAAGTTCCACCGCGAGGGCTGA
- a CDS encoding FG-GAP repeat domain-containing protein translates to MILPFGRRRGRVLARLTAVALATTLAGSAAATALADSPTPSDASRLAAVATPDRGAAASGTAYNTPFFFVLDGVERDGSLFMYAPDRTGNFGPRDKIFDGDDIGDFKYLKAAAQVDNDKDGYGDATYYWMNDGKLSFTYSDADDRVKTRPIGGGWQIYSKVLSPGNVAGAKESDILAVDKAGVLWVYLARPDGTVTPRVRVGAGWGGYTQLAGQGDLTGDGRADLVARDKAGVLWLYKGTGNATTPFAARKRIGAGWNGYNYLHSSGDVNRDGIADLLARAGDGTLYIYRGTGNESAPYAKPVKAHGSFGSYRLMF, encoded by the coding sequence GTGATACTTCCCTTCGGCCGTCGGCGCGGACGCGTCCTTGCCCGCCTCACGGCCGTCGCGCTCGCCACGACCCTGGCGGGCTCCGCCGCGGCCACCGCGCTGGCCGACAGCCCCACGCCGTCCGACGCCTCCCGCCTCGCGGCGGTGGCGACCCCCGACCGGGGCGCGGCAGCGTCCGGAACGGCGTACAACACCCCGTTCTTCTTCGTCCTGGACGGCGTGGAGCGGGACGGCAGCCTCTTCATGTACGCGCCGGACCGCACGGGGAACTTCGGCCCCCGCGACAAGATCTTCGACGGCGACGACATCGGGGACTTCAAGTACCTCAAGGCCGCCGCCCAGGTCGACAACGACAAGGACGGCTACGGCGACGCCACCTACTACTGGATGAACGACGGCAAGCTGTCGTTCACCTACTCCGATGCCGACGACCGGGTGAAGACCCGCCCGATCGGCGGCGGTTGGCAGATCTACTCCAAGGTCCTCTCCCCCGGCAACGTCGCCGGCGCCAAGGAGTCGGACATCCTCGCCGTCGACAAGGCGGGGGTGCTCTGGGTCTACCTGGCCCGTCCCGACGGCACGGTGACCCCGCGGGTGCGCGTCGGCGCCGGATGGGGCGGCTACACCCAGCTCGCCGGCCAGGGCGACCTCACCGGTGACGGCCGTGCCGACCTCGTGGCCAGGGACAAGGCAGGGGTGCTCTGGCTCTACAAGGGCACCGGCAACGCCACGACGCCGTTCGCCGCCCGCAAGAGGATCGGCGCCGGCTGGAACGGCTACAACTACCTGCACTCCAGCGGCGATGTGAACCGTGACGGCATCGCCGATCTGCTGGCCCGCGCCGGCGACGGCACCCTGTACATCTACCGCGGCACCGGCAACGAGTCCGCTCCGTACGCCAAGCCCGTCAAGGCGCACGGCTCGTTCGGCAGCTACCGCCTGATGTTCTGA
- a CDS encoding GH92 family glycosyl hydrolase, translating to MRLRHRHSPLRGITRPAALVAAALLVLTAPGPARAAPPQKPGGAPEFSSSFESGDPRPDWTDTVETGPDGRPKTSGVTPETTPAAPGMTTRPDTGPADSPTAKAHAGFTGGHALRYAGTHTAGGRGYSYNKVFDVNTPVTAATSLSYKLFPEMAETDLAYPATHVAVDLAFTDGSYLSELPAVDQHGAPLTPQGQAASKTLYVNQWNNRESRIGAVAAGKTIDRILLAYDAPKAPATAPAFRGWLDDVTIGPKPLEKPLAHLSDYAVTTRGTLSSGSFSRGNTFPATAVPNGFNFWTPVTNAGSADWLYEYARKNNADNLPTLQAFSASHEPSPWMGDRQTFQVMPSVADGTPDTSRTGRALPFHHANEIAKPHYYGVTFDNGLKTEITPTDHAALMRFTFPGDRASLIFDNVNAKGGLSLDTGRGVVTGFSDVRSGLSVGATRLFVYGVFDAPVTGGGGGDRDGVTGYFRFKPGADRTVTMRIATSLISVDQAKANLAREIPAGATFAGVEKRAQAQWDDLLGRIEVEGASRDQLTSLYSNLYRLYLYPNSGFEKVGSRSRYASPFSPQTGEDTPTRTGSKIVDGEIYVNNGFWDTYRTTWPAYSLLTPKRAGRMVDGFVQQYKDGGWISRWSSPGYADLMTGTSSDVAFADAYVKGVRFDAEAAYDAAVKNATVAPPNSGVGRKGMATSPFLGYTSTDTREGMSWALEGYLNDFGIARMGQALYEKTKKPRYKEESAYFLGRAQNYVKLFDDKVGFFQGKDARGNWRLSPDRFDPRVWGNDYTETNAWTFAFTAPQDTRGLANLYGGRAGLAKKLDGYFSTPETAAKEFAGSYGGVIHEMTEARDTRMGMYGHSNQPSHHIAYTYDAAGQPWKTQEKVREALSRLYLGSEIGQGYPGDEDNGEMSAWYVFSSLGFYPLVMGQGEYAVGSPLFTKATVHLENGRDLIIEAPRNSARNIYVQGLRFNGKPWNSTALPHRLLAGGGTLEFTMGPEPSAWGSGPGAAPASLTKDDKVPTPPADVSDPAAGPLFDNTSDTAAAFTTATADLAGPAGVASYTLTSADRTAAPAAWRLEGSADGRHWQELDRRSGERFTWDRQTRVFGVPHPGRYQHYRLVSDGPSATLAEIELLGTP from the coding sequence GTGCGGCTCAGACACCGGCACAGTCCACTGCGGGGGATCACCCGCCCGGCCGCCCTCGTGGCGGCCGCTCTGCTCGTCCTCACCGCCCCCGGCCCGGCCCGGGCCGCTCCGCCCCAGAAGCCCGGCGGCGCGCCGGAGTTCAGTTCCTCCTTCGAGTCCGGCGACCCCCGACCGGACTGGACCGACACCGTCGAAACCGGTCCGGACGGCAGACCGAAGACCTCCGGCGTCACCCCGGAGACCACCCCCGCGGCGCCGGGCATGACCACCCGGCCCGACACCGGCCCCGCCGACTCCCCCACCGCCAAGGCGCACGCGGGCTTCACCGGCGGCCATGCGCTGCGCTACGCCGGCACCCACACCGCCGGCGGCCGGGGCTACTCGTACAACAAGGTCTTCGACGTCAACACGCCGGTCACCGCGGCGACTTCGCTCTCGTACAAGCTCTTCCCGGAGATGGCCGAAACCGACCTGGCCTACCCCGCGACGCACGTCGCCGTCGACCTCGCCTTCACCGACGGCAGCTACCTCAGCGAGCTGCCGGCCGTGGACCAGCACGGCGCCCCGCTCACCCCGCAGGGCCAGGCCGCGTCCAAGACGCTGTACGTCAACCAGTGGAACAACCGCGAGTCACGGATCGGCGCGGTCGCGGCCGGCAAGACGATCGACCGGATCCTGCTCGCCTACGACGCGCCCAAGGCTCCCGCGACCGCACCGGCCTTCCGCGGCTGGCTCGATGACGTCACCATCGGTCCCAAGCCCCTGGAGAAGCCGCTCGCGCACCTCTCCGACTATGCCGTCACCACCCGCGGCACCCTCTCCAGCGGCAGTTTCTCGCGCGGCAACACCTTCCCCGCCACCGCCGTCCCCAACGGTTTCAACTTCTGGACCCCGGTGACCAACGCGGGCTCCGCCGACTGGCTCTACGAGTACGCGCGGAAGAACAACGCCGACAACCTCCCCACCCTCCAGGCGTTCAGCGCCAGCCATGAGCCCAGCCCGTGGATGGGCGACCGGCAGACGTTCCAGGTCATGCCGTCCGTCGCGGACGGCACCCCGGACACCTCGCGCACCGGCCGGGCACTGCCGTTCCACCACGCGAACGAGATCGCGAAGCCGCACTACTACGGCGTGACCTTCGACAACGGGCTCAAGACGGAGATCACTCCGACCGACCACGCCGCGCTGATGCGCTTCACCTTCCCCGGCGACCGGGCGAGCCTGATCTTCGACAACGTCAACGCCAAGGGCGGCCTGAGCCTGGACACCGGGCGCGGCGTGGTGACCGGCTTCTCGGACGTCCGGAGCGGGCTGTCCGTCGGCGCCACCCGGCTCTTCGTCTACGGCGTGTTCGACGCGCCGGTCACCGGCGGTGGCGGTGGGGACAGGGATGGGGTCACCGGGTACTTTCGTTTCAAGCCGGGTGCCGACCGCACGGTGACCATGCGGATCGCCACCTCGCTGATCAGCGTCGACCAGGCGAAGGCGAATCTCGCCCGGGAGATCCCGGCCGGTGCGACCTTCGCCGGCGTCGAGAAGCGGGCGCAGGCGCAGTGGGACGACCTGCTGGGGCGGATCGAGGTGGAGGGCGCGAGCCGCGACCAGCTCACCAGCCTCTACTCCAACCTCTACCGGCTCTACCTGTACCCCAACTCCGGTTTCGAGAAGGTCGGTTCGCGCAGCCGGTACGCCAGCCCGTTCTCGCCGCAGACCGGCGAGGACACCCCGACGCGGACCGGATCGAAGATCGTCGACGGGGAGATCTACGTCAACAACGGCTTCTGGGACACCTACCGGACGACGTGGCCCGCCTATTCGCTGCTCACCCCGAAGCGGGCCGGGAGGATGGTCGACGGGTTCGTCCAGCAGTACAAGGACGGCGGCTGGATCTCCCGTTGGTCGTCGCCCGGCTACGCGGACCTGATGACCGGTACGAGTTCCGACGTGGCGTTTGCCGACGCCTATGTCAAGGGCGTGCGCTTCGACGCGGAGGCGGCTTATGACGCGGCCGTCAAGAACGCCACCGTCGCCCCGCCGAACTCCGGTGTCGGCCGTAAGGGCATGGCCACCTCCCCCTTCCTCGGCTATACGAGCACCGACACCCGTGAGGGCATGTCGTGGGCGCTGGAGGGTTATCTCAACGACTTCGGCATCGCCCGCATGGGCCAGGCGCTGTACGAGAAGACCAAGAAGCCCCGTTACAAGGAGGAGTCCGCGTATTTCCTGGGCCGCGCCCAGAACTACGTCAAGCTCTTCGACGACAAGGTCGGCTTCTTCCAGGGCAAGGACGCCCGGGGCAACTGGCGCCTTTCCCCGGACCGGTTCGACCCGCGCGTCTGGGGCAACGACTACACCGAGACCAACGCCTGGACCTTCGCCTTCACCGCACCGCAGGACACCCGTGGGCTGGCCAACCTCTACGGCGGCCGCGCCGGTCTGGCCAAGAAGCTGGACGGCTACTTCTCCACGCCGGAGACGGCCGCCAAGGAATTCGCCGGCTCCTACGGCGGGGTGATCCATGAAATGACCGAGGCGCGGGACACCCGTATGGGCATGTACGGGCACAGCAATCAGCCCTCGCACCACATCGCCTACACCTACGACGCGGCGGGGCAGCCCTGGAAGACCCAGGAGAAGGTCCGTGAGGCGCTCTCCCGGCTCTACCTCGGCAGCGAGATCGGCCAGGGCTATCCGGGCGACGAGGACAACGGCGAGATGTCCGCGTGGTACGTCTTCAGCTCGCTCGGCTTCTATCCGCTGGTGATGGGGCAGGGTGAATACGCGGTCGGCTCACCGCTGTTCACGAAGGCCACCGTCCACCTGGAGAACGGCCGCGACCTCATCATCGAGGCGCCCCGCAACAGCGCGCGGAACATCTACGTCCAGGGGCTCCGGTTCAACGGCAAGCCGTGGAATTCCACCGCGCTGCCGCACCGGCTCCTGGCCGGCGGCGGCACCCTGGAATTCACCATGGGCCCCGAGCCGTCCGCCTGGGGCAGCGGCCCGGGTGCCGCCCCGGCCTCGCTCACCAAGGACGACAAGGTGCCCACACCGCCGGCCGATGTGTCCGACCCGGCAGCCGGGCCGCTCTTCGACAACACCTCGGACACCGCTGCCGCGTTCACCACCGCCACGGCCGACCTCGCCGGGCCCGCCGGGGTCGCCTCGTACACCCTGACCTCGGCCGACCGCACCGCGGCCCCCGCCGCCTGGCGGCTGGAGGGCTCCGCCGACGGCCGGCACTGGCAGGAACTGGACCGCCGCTCCGGCGAGAGGTTCACCTGGGACCGGCAGACCCGGGTGTTCGGGGTCCCGCACCCCGGCCGGTACCAGCACTACCGCCTGGTGAGCGACGGCCCGTCGGCCACCCTGGCGGAGATCGAGCTGCTCGGAACGCCGTAA